AGGTCACGGTCTCCGATCCCGACCAGCCGTTGATCGCGCCCTTCCTGCGGGTGTTCGCGGTGAACGACACCTCACCGCCCATGGCCCACTTGGCGACGTACTGGGCACCCTTGAGGAAGCGGCTGTCGTCGTAGCCGTACAGGTCGATGCCCTGGTTCCAGGCCATCTCGCAGAAGGTGCCCATCAGGCCGACGCCGAGCAGGGCGTGCCCCTGGTCGCGGCCGGCCTCCAGCCACTCGGCGAGTCCGTCGTCGTGCACGACGGGGATGGCGTGCTTGATCGAGCCGAGGCCCTCGCCGTTCTTGAAGTAGTCGACGGCGCGGGCGACCTGGGCCTTGTCGTCGCAGAAGATGCCGGTCGCCAGGACGCAGCACATTGCGGCGAGGTCCCAGTTCGTCCAGTAGTTGGAGACGACGGCGCCGTTGTGCCTGAGCAGGAAGTCGTCGCTGAGCGGCGCGAAGACGCCGGTCAGCATCTCCTGGAAACGGTCGAGCTCGAAGTCGGGGTGGTCGCGGACGAGTTCGGCGGCGTTGGCGATCTGGTAGCCGTACAGACCGGCGGCCAGGAAGCGGTCGGCGCTGCCGTGCAGCGCGGTCAGTTTGGCCGACCAGGCGTTGAGGATCGCGACGGCGGTGTCGGCGTGGGCGCTGTCGCCGCTGACGTGGTGGCGCAGGGCGTTCTGGTAGGCGGCGTGCACGTCGTTGTAGAGGGTCGCGTAGTTCTGGGGCGTGCCGGCCCCCCGGTACACGATCTCCTGCGGGTTGGCCGCCCAGCCACTCCGGGAGTGCCGGTTGGCGGTCAGCTTGGCGAACCCGGCCGTGTAGGGAGTGGCGCCGGCCTTCACCTTGGCGGCCATACGGCCGAGGTCGGCGCGGGTGTGCAGGAGGCCGGGGTGGGCGTAGGCGCCGGCCGCCGCGGCAGGGGTGGGCAGCACGGCCGTACCGATACCGACGGCTCCGGCTGCCGCGCCCGCGGCCTTGAGCATGCTCCGGCGGCTGATCTGTCGTGTCACGTCGTCAATTCCTCGCGTGCCTGCGGCTGGGGACGGTGAGGAGACGGGGGAGACTGCGGGGGATAACAGAAACTCCGGACGCCGATCAGGAGCCGCAGCGATGACCATCCGCCGGATCATGCCCGACATCAAGGTCGACGCCGAGGAACAGATGGCGACAAGCCGGGACTTCTACGGCCTGCTCGGCTTCGAGGAGGTGATGCACATGGGCTGGATGATGACGATGGCCTCCCCCGCCAACCCCACCGCCCAGATCAGCTTCTTCACCGAGGAACGCACCGCGCCCGTCGTCCCCGACCTGAGTGTGGAGGTCGAGGACGTCGACGCCGTGTACGCGCAGGTGGTGGCGTCGGGCGCCGAGGTCGTACGGGAGCTTCGGGACGAGGAATGGGGCGTACGGCGGTTCTTCGTACGGGATCCGAACGGACGGGTGGTGAATGTGCTGACGCACCTGCCCGCCGGACGGACGTCAGTCCGGGACGACGTGGGTGACCAGCCGTGACCGCGGGCCCGCGAACGCACGTCGTAGCTGTCGACGACCTCGGAGATGTCCCCGACCTGGAGGGTGTCCCGCAGGGCCGCTGTGTTCCGGCCGAACCCCTCCGGCAGCCCGAGCGGGCCGGCGAGGGCGTCCCAGAAGTCGTCGAGCGCGTCGAACGACCGTCCCCGCAGGTCCACCACCAGCTCGGAGGGGGGCAAGCCCGTCGCCTCAGCCCTTGCGGTCCGCCACCGCCCAGGACGCCAGGGCGACCGCCCCCGCCACCCCGAAGACAGCGGGCCAGGCACCCACCTTCTTGGCCAGCGGATGCGACCCGGCGAAGGCGGCCACATACGCGGCGGTCAGCGCCCCCGCGGCCTTGCCGCCCGCCTGCTGCCGCCACTGCCGCGCGGCCGTGGCCCCCGCGACGGCCAGTACGGCCCCGCCCAGCTGACGCTTCCTGGTCCAGCGGGCCACCTCGCTGCATCCGACAGCCGCTGCGCGGCGGGCACCTACGAGCCCGCCCCCGGCGACCACCGCGCTGGGGATCTTCGCCATGTCTGCCTCCCACCACCTTCTGCCGGGCCCCGACCGTTTCTGCCGGTCCCTGGAGAACCGAGGCTAACCGGCCCCGCCCCTCCGCAACTCCGCCCGGGCGCGCAGCTCCGAGACGTACCCCGAGCCGATCGCGCCCCCGGCGGCGGTGAGGGCCAGGCCCAGGACGGCGGGGTTGACGTACCCGGGCACGTCACCGTTGTCGTACCTTCCGCCGTCGCTCGTCTCGCAGACGAAGCCGAGCGGGACGTACGGGATCTTGTAGTCGACGATCTCGATGCCCTGTTGGTGCCGCTCCGACCAGCCCGCCGTACGGCAGGACCGGGGCGGCGACGAGTCGGTGCCGCCGTCCTCGGCCGTCATGACGGCGCCGCAGACGGCGAGCAGCCCCCATGCGCACAGGGCGCAGGCGCCCGCACCCGCGAGGGCGGCGACGCCGCGCAGCGCGGCGGGAGCGCTCGCGCGCCGCAGGCCGTGGTCGGCCAGCGTGCGGC
Above is a window of Streptomyces sp. DT2A-34 DNA encoding:
- a CDS encoding VOC family protein; translated protein: MTIRRIMPDIKVDAEEQMATSRDFYGLLGFEEVMHMGWMMTMASPANPTAQISFFTEERTAPVVPDLSVEVEDVDAVYAQVVASGAEVVRELRDEEWGVRRFFVRDPNGRVVNVLTHLPAGRTSVRDDVGDQP
- a CDS encoding alginate lyase family protein, with the translated sequence MTRQISRRSMLKAAGAAAGAVGIGTAVLPTPAAAAGAYAHPGLLHTRADLGRMAAKVKAGATPYTAGFAKLTANRHSRSGWAANPQEIVYRGAGTPQNYATLYNDVHAAYQNALRHHVSGDSAHADTAVAILNAWSAKLTALHGSADRFLAAGLYGYQIANAAELVRDHPDFELDRFQEMLTGVFAPLSDDFLLRHNGAVVSNYWTNWDLAAMCCVLATGIFCDDKAQVARAVDYFKNGEGLGSIKHAIPVVHDDGLAEWLEAGRDQGHALLGVGLMGTFCEMAWNQGIDLYGYDDSRFLKGAQYVAKWAMGGEVSFTANTRRKGAINGWSGSETVTSAAPVDPAMARPIWAMIANHYTKRRGLSASYLTQVAAKSAPEGGGGDYGPNSGGYDQLGFGTLAFTRDKATGTSTGGSTGPAASASASPAAGSGSDPRPQTGGSTASPSASASSASGGDLAATGSNDVIGWTAATGITALAGGVLLLRRRDRARRASQ